In a single window of the Rhizobiaceae bacterium genome:
- a CDS encoding DUF4123 domain-containing protein has translation MNGEEAWIGLCHFYEGEGAARTNFEAHAAVWCEGREGFDAELGRHLAGSGYRLLWSEEVHPAVQWQSRFPRERGALNLARSVHPGRPVEIGMRRELATPEPPRVAEKIVGAEPFDAQFGVWPKKTVPDVLVDPLFGQPEPTKAEIAYFGSADAVPPLGTYAILDAAKARLLPEMLQSSGLEFRCLFKGAAEVELRNLAPYIVVLEQDNVLMRQLFTRSGMPSDLWLKDTGFYIRTHDSLDQLWRHFRKFTRLQDENGKWFYFRFWETNLHPALLKARKDDSLFAKLASHHGFVLRNRRDPTLFHYLRGEY, from the coding sequence ATGAACGGGGAGGAGGCTTGGATCGGGCTTTGCCACTTCTATGAGGGGGAGGGCGCGGCCAGGACGAATTTCGAAGCGCATGCGGCGGTGTGGTGCGAGGGGCGCGAAGGCTTCGACGCGGAGCTTGGCAGGCATCTGGCGGGGTCCGGGTATAGGCTCCTGTGGAGCGAGGAAGTGCACCCTGCCGTGCAGTGGCAGTCTCGCTTTCCGCGCGAGCGCGGGGCGCTGAACCTCGCACGTTCGGTGCATCCGGGCCGCCCGGTCGAAATCGGCATGCGTCGCGAGTTGGCCACACCGGAGCCTCCGCGCGTTGCGGAAAAGATCGTGGGGGCCGAGCCGTTCGATGCGCAATTCGGGGTGTGGCCGAAGAAGACCGTGCCGGACGTCCTGGTCGATCCGTTGTTCGGGCAGCCCGAACCCACCAAGGCGGAAATTGCCTATTTCGGTTCCGCAGATGCCGTTCCGCCGCTGGGGACATATGCGATCCTGGATGCCGCAAAAGCAAGATTGCTCCCGGAAATGCTACAAAGCTCGGGGCTGGAATTCAGGTGCCTGTTCAAGGGCGCAGCCGAGGTGGAGCTGAGGAACCTCGCGCCCTATATCGTGGTTCTGGAGCAGGACAATGTGCTGATGCGGCAGTTGTTCACGCGTTCGGGCATGCCGTCCGACCTGTGGCTGAAGGACACGGGATTCTATATCCGCACACATGACAGCCTCGACCAGCTCTGGCGGCATTTCAGGAAGTTCACGCGCCTGCAGGACGAGAACGGCAAGTGGTTCTATTTCCGGTTCTGGGAAACGAACCTTCACCCTGCCTTGCTGAAAGCACGCAAGGACGACTCGCTTTTCGCGAAGCTCGCGAGCCATCACGGCTTCGTCCTGCGAAACCGCAGAGACCCGACACTGTTCCACTATCTGAGGGGAGAATACTGA